A genomic stretch from Erigeron canadensis isolate Cc75 chromosome 9, C_canadensis_v1, whole genome shotgun sequence includes:
- the LOC122582694 gene encoding uncharacterized protein LOC122582694 produces the protein MEKPSTVKNQKLSQKSNKRKPVKVVYISNPMKIKATPSEFRAIVQQLTGRYAASPPSPDDHDVAASGIIDVKDNSQEEENQQLDKYYWHSPNSTMSARRSLDLSNYHESGCRDDDQVIMEDLVVNPQMLDEGFPSLLP, from the coding sequence ATGGAGAAGCCATCAACtgtaaaaaaccaaaaactatcACAAAAATCCAACAAGAGAAAACCAGTTAAAGTTGTGTACATCTCTAACCCTATGAAGATCAAAGCCACCCCATCCGAATTTCGTGCAATTGTGCAACAACTAACCGGGAGATACGCAGCCTCCCCACCATCACCGGATGACCATGACGTTGCTGCATCAGGAATTATTGATGTGAAAGATAACAGCcaagaagaagaaaaccaacAGCTAGACAAGTACTACTGGCACTCTCCTAATAGTACTATGAGTGCACGTCGGTCGTTGGATCTCTCTAATTATCATGAATCTGGTTGCCGAGACGACGATCAAGTTATAATGGAGGATTTGGTTGTAAATCCTCAGATGCTTGATGAGGGCTTCCCCTCACTTTTAccttag